One genomic window of Conger conger chromosome 9, fConCon1.1, whole genome shotgun sequence includes the following:
- the slc52a2 gene encoding solute carrier family 52, riboflavin transporter, member 2 isoform X3, giving the protein MALLLKQNVQMADYQWNSGAVTHILVALFGMGSWISVNSLWVELPVVVNVLPEGWNLPAYLSVLIAFGNLGPVIVTVIHHFAPERLNEQLVIHIIQVLAVVASALLAIFWSHVVSVAGTLHSVPFLLLSFVLAVVCCTSNVTFLPFMFRFPPEYIRTFFIGQGLSALFPCVVALGQGVGKLECLNSTMGNGTLEPYYFKESFPAQNFFWFLFAMLIFSGLSFLALTFQVRSQPAAEDAKGAGSSTTKEEMEEIHPLQNGDAVGLDDQVEGVKPLAAETFWTSHNIYLLVLLGVSNALTNGILPSVQSFSCLPYGNMTFHLSVILGNIANPLACFIAMFVLCRSSMGLGAVSAVGGLFAVYLLVLAALSPCPPLLHNTTGIALVVTSWIIFTGTFSYVKVVIGSLLHEAGHSALLWCGVFIQAGSLIGALSMFPLVSIYDVFKRAQDCVDNCSD; this is encoded by the exons ATGGCCCTGTTACTCAAACAAAA TGTTCAAATGGCAGATTATCAATGGAACTCTGGAGCTGTGACTCACATACTTGTAGCTCTCTTTGGAATGGGCTCTTGGATCTCGGTCAACTCACTGTGGGTTGAGTTGCCAGTGGTGGTCAATGTTCTGCCTGAAG GTTGGAACCTGCCTGCCTATCTCTCTGTGTTAATTGCCTTTGGAAACCTTGGTCCAGTGATTGTGACTGTAATACACCACTTTGCACCAGAAAGGCTGAATGAACAATTAGTTATCCACATCATCCAGGTGCTGGCTGTTGTAGCATCAGCTCTTCTGGCCATTTTTTGGTCCCATGTAGTCAGCGTGGCTGGGACACTTCACTCTGTGCCTTTTCTCTTGTTGTCATTTGTGCTGGCAGTTGTTTGCTGCACGTCCAATGTTACCTTCCTGCCCTTCATGTTTCGGTTTCCTCCAGAGTACATCCGTACCTTTTTCATTGGCCAGGGCCTCAGTGCACTCTTTCCCTGTGTAGTGGCTCTGGGACAAGGTGTGGGAAAGTTGGAATGTCTGAACAGCACCATGGGGAATGGCACCCTAGAGCCATACTACTTTAAGGAAAGTTTTCCTGCCCAGAATTTCTTCTGGTTCCTTTTTGCCATGCTTATATTCTCAGGCCTCTCTTTCCTGGCATTGACATTCCAAGTACGTTCTCAGCCAGCTGCAGAAGATGCTAAAGGTGCAGGCTCCTCAACTACTAAAGAAGAGATGGAAGAGATTCACCCTCTGCAGAATGGAGACGCTGTCGGGTTGGATGACCAAGTGGAGGGGGTGAAACCCCTTGCTGCTGAAACTTTCTGGACCTCACACAACATCTACTTACTTGTGCTGTTGGGCGTCTCAAATGCTCTAACAAATGGAATACTACCCTCAGTACAAAGCTTTTCCTGTCTACCCTATGGCAACATGACCTTTCACCTCTCAGTCATCCTTGGAAACATTGCCAACCCCCTTGCCTGTTTTATCGCAATGTTTGTCCTCTGCAG GTCTAGCATGGGGCTTGGGGCTGTGTCTGCTGTTGGTGGGTTATTTGCAGTCTACCTATTGGTTCTTGCTGCCCTTAGTCCCTGTCCTCCACTCCTACATAACACTACTGGAATTGCTTTGGTG GTGACCTCATGGATCATCTTCACAGGCACGTTTTCCTACGTGAAGGTTGTTATTGGGTCCCTACTACATGAAGCAGGACACTCAGCTTTACTATGGTGTGGAGTCTTCATCCAGGCTGGCTCTCTGATTGGTGCACTGTCCATGTTTCCTTTGGTCAGCATCTATGATGTCTTTAAGAGGGCACAGGACTGCGTAGACAACTGTAGTGACTAG
- the slc52a2 gene encoding solute carrier family 52, riboflavin transporter, member 2 isoform X4: MADYQWNSGAVTHILVALFGMGSWISVNSLWVELPVVVNVLPEGWNLPAYLSVLIAFGNLGPVIVTVIHHFAPERLNEQLVIHIIQVLAVVASALLAIFWSHVVSVAGTLHSVPFLLLSFVLAVVCCTSNVTFLPFMFRFPPEYIRTFFIGQGLSALFPCVVALGQGVGKLECLNSTMGNGTLEPYYFKESFPAQNFFWFLFAMLIFSGLSFLALTFQVRSQPAAEDAKGAGSSTTKEEMEEIHPLQNGDAVGLDDQVEGVKPLAAETFWTSHNIYLLVLLGVSNALTNGILPSVQSFSCLPYGNMTFHLSVILGNIANPLACFIAMFVLCRSSMGLGAVSAVGGLFAVYLLVLAALSPCPPLLHNTTGIALVVTSWIIFTGTFSYVKVVIGSLLHEAGHSALLWCGVFIQAGSLIGALSMFPLVSIYDVFKRAQDCVDNCSD, from the exons ATGGCAGATTATCAATGGAACTCTGGAGCTGTGACTCACATACTTGTAGCTCTCTTTGGAATGGGCTCTTGGATCTCGGTCAACTCACTGTGGGTTGAGTTGCCAGTGGTGGTCAATGTTCTGCCTGAAG GTTGGAACCTGCCTGCCTATCTCTCTGTGTTAATTGCCTTTGGAAACCTTGGTCCAGTGATTGTGACTGTAATACACCACTTTGCACCAGAAAGGCTGAATGAACAATTAGTTATCCACATCATCCAGGTGCTGGCTGTTGTAGCATCAGCTCTTCTGGCCATTTTTTGGTCCCATGTAGTCAGCGTGGCTGGGACACTTCACTCTGTGCCTTTTCTCTTGTTGTCATTTGTGCTGGCAGTTGTTTGCTGCACGTCCAATGTTACCTTCCTGCCCTTCATGTTTCGGTTTCCTCCAGAGTACATCCGTACCTTTTTCATTGGCCAGGGCCTCAGTGCACTCTTTCCCTGTGTAGTGGCTCTGGGACAAGGTGTGGGAAAGTTGGAATGTCTGAACAGCACCATGGGGAATGGCACCCTAGAGCCATACTACTTTAAGGAAAGTTTTCCTGCCCAGAATTTCTTCTGGTTCCTTTTTGCCATGCTTATATTCTCAGGCCTCTCTTTCCTGGCATTGACATTCCAAGTACGTTCTCAGCCAGCTGCAGAAGATGCTAAAGGTGCAGGCTCCTCAACTACTAAAGAAGAGATGGAAGAGATTCACCCTCTGCAGAATGGAGACGCTGTCGGGTTGGATGACCAAGTGGAGGGGGTGAAACCCCTTGCTGCTGAAACTTTCTGGACCTCACACAACATCTACTTACTTGTGCTGTTGGGCGTCTCAAATGCTCTAACAAATGGAATACTACCCTCAGTACAAAGCTTTTCCTGTCTACCCTATGGCAACATGACCTTTCACCTCTCAGTCATCCTTGGAAACATTGCCAACCCCCTTGCCTGTTTTATCGCAATGTTTGTCCTCTGCAG GTCTAGCATGGGGCTTGGGGCTGTGTCTGCTGTTGGTGGGTTATTTGCAGTCTACCTATTGGTTCTTGCTGCCCTTAGTCCCTGTCCTCCACTCCTACATAACACTACTGGAATTGCTTTGGTG GTGACCTCATGGATCATCTTCACAGGCACGTTTTCCTACGTGAAGGTTGTTATTGGGTCCCTACTACATGAAGCAGGACACTCAGCTTTACTATGGTGTGGAGTCTTCATCCAGGCTGGCTCTCTGATTGGTGCACTGTCCATGTTTCCTTTGGTCAGCATCTATGATGTCTTTAAGAGGGCACAGGACTGCGTAGACAACTGTAGTGACTAG
- the slc52a2 gene encoding solute carrier family 52, riboflavin transporter, member 2 isoform X1, translating into MSTFHVNPSWSSEMDEEQDSAFTGDSKHSVLDISEDLRDDAFFKVVQDFLGSQSGEGSCFDIPPCKNRFLIQVGLMRQDNKASWGQIVKWLQNIFPMYHSSDFRSLIERSIATALSLSGNARENFLESDINFEYVGPICDTLGIGRTDLLEMSDFSDRAKCCEVTNGLILELSSFISREQMDVLVLVSWLRNFNPQFCSNGNIQKASKVLQTKLKKLKLDYPLYQRSTSRRNGMMEKFLQAKFELVPRVECGKTKKTSRKKKRFLKKYRNREKLTKLFHRGNDVLVATSKTINQDSLSQGNGGEKLKAKSEKNAKRNVNRFAVKSEHFSAVQSKPTNTILKVKEECDPSTNEHPLETPERTICSVGSPDSTKAEALTLLDVSMLSLQKLSSVYGEKTEESKQVSKDILHKNVLLMLNEDPVMKEFSEKVKKFQKVTPPLHFLDCNAHFLHEMSDAVEQQILALEREIILSTGEKLGRDNNPKFSSFVNFSESAASRYIRMACDVLSPRGETKHSCRKQWLNFCRAREKPSRLAVCQSNRFNNYFEGAAGLVHHHHDITSFFSDPVLFNTFDQLNVIQESVRDDASDQVIQALVCVLAIIYCKILGPYWQLLKSSAEYVYFHRYVHCLYQSLAQWSEDSSLLLLPEYSENNMFHQFPLQEKYFDGVFSYCRPNSENQYAALIRKCLEKIMKTIKTVTEANLKDFLPGGVYCQDPAPEISAKLRNCQLSHLMGEYAYGHAYLYKSQKLDHSAAAPMTKSLETSKDGSSLPQSGVATVLAHSTTNPVQISNEKITTPSEMAPHCQGKYTGSGMGKFFQMPRGDVDPKEKEKLLQDITTKNSILIAVAKNGGPCTNKQDVDHLLAKLDGASHAQKREAIRCEISYQKLILGSRDKNLNQIGFSLADMITKLKMVLPDNGNACVGTVIERSVCNKEDEMGHSQHNYTHEASYNPDPKSLIKRDINLGKKRIVTYKNYRENFEFKF; encoded by the exons ATGTCGACGTTCCATGTGAATCCATCTTGGTCCTCAGAAATGGATGAAGAGCAAGACTCCGCTTTCACAGGAGACTCAAAGCACAGTGTGCTTGATATTAGTGAAGATCTGA gaGATGACGCATTCTTTAAAGTTGTTCAAGATTTTTTGGGATCACAGTCTGGAGAAGGATCTTGCTTTGATATACCACCATGCAAGAACCGGTTCCTGATTCAAGTGGGACTAATGAGACAGGACAACAAAGCGTCTTGGGGACAGATTGTAAAATGGCTTCAGAACATTTTTCCTATGTATCATTCATCTGATTTTCGTAGTTTAATTGAAAGGAGCATTGCAACAGCTTTGAGCTTGAGTGGCAATGCAAGAGAAAATTTCCTTGAATCGGATATAAACTTTGAATATGTTGGTCCAATTTGTGATACCCTTGGAATTGGAAGAACAGATCTGTTAGAAATGTCAGACTTCTCTGATCGGGCAAAATGCTGTGAAGTTACAAATGGCCTGATTCTGGAACTGAGCAGTTTTATCTCGAGGGAACAAATGGACGTATTGGTATTGGTGTCATGGTTGAGGAATTTCAACCCACAGTTTTGTAGCAATGGCAACATTCAGAAGGCTAGCAAAGTCCTTCAAACTAAACTGAAGAAATTAAAGTTGGACTATCCGCTGTATCAGCGAAGCACGTCTCGGAGAAATGGTATGATGGAAAAGTTTCTTCAAGCTAAATTTGAGCTGGTTCCCAGAGTGGAGTGTGGTAAAACCAAGAAAACCAGTCGAAAGAAGAAACGCTTtctcaaaaaataccgcaaccGCGAGAAGCTGACCAAACTATTTCACAGAGGTAATGATGTATTGGTGGCTACATCAAAGACAATTAATCAAGATTCACTTTCTCAAGGTAATGGTGGGGAGAAACTAAAGGCCAAGTctgaaaagaatgcaaaaagaaatgttaatagGTTTGCTGTAAAATCTGAACATTTCTCTGCTGTTCAGTCCAAACCAACAAACACCATACTTAAGGTAAAGGAAGAATGTGATCCTTCTACAAATGAACATCCTTTAGAAACACCAGAACGGACAATATGTTCGGTAGGAAGTCCAGATTCCACTAAAGCTGAAGCTTTAACATTACTTGATGTCTCCATGCTTTCACTTCAAAAGCTGTCAAGTGTCTATGGTGAAAAAACGGAAGAATCTAAACAAGTTTCCAAAGATATCCtccataaaaatgttttgttaatgttGAATGAAGATCCTGTCATGAAAGAGTTTAGTGAGAAGGTTAAGAAGTTTCAAAAAGTGACACCACCATTACATTTTCTTGACtgcaatgcacattttcttcatgagATGAGTGATGCAGTTGAACAGCAGATACTAGCTCTTGAACGGGAAATCATTTTGTCAACTGGAGAAAAGCTAGGACGTGACAACAATCCTAAATTCTCCAGCTTTGTTAACTTTTCAGAGAGCGCTGCTTCACGTTATATCCGAATGGCCTGTGATGTTTTGAGTCCTCGTGGTGAAACCAAGCACAGCTGTAGGAAACAGTGGCTTAATTTTTGTCGGGCAAGAGAAAAGCCTTCTAGATTAGCTGTCTGTCAATCCAACCGCTTCAACAACTACTTTGAGGgggctgcaggtctggtccACCATCATCATGACATCACTAGTTTTTTTTCAGATCCTGTGTTATTCAACACCTTTGACCAACTGAATGTCATTCAGGAAAGTGTCAGAGATGATGCCAGTGATCAGGTCATCCAGGCCCTTGTTTGTGTTCTTGCCATTATCTACTGTAAAATTCTGGGGCCTTATTGGCAGCTTCTAAAAAGCAGTGCAGAGTATGTGTACTTCCACAGATATGTACACTGCCTTTATCAAAGCCTTGCGCAGTGGTCTGAAGATTCTTCTCTACTCCTCTTGCCTGAATACTCAGAGAACAATATGTTCCACCAGTTTCCTCTGCAAGAAAAGTATTTTGATGGGGTGTTTTCATACTGTCGACCAAATTCTGAAAACCAGTATGCTGCTCTAATCAGAAAGTGCCTAgagaaaatcatgaaaacaaTCAAAACAGTAACTGAAGCAAATCTGAAGGATTTCTTACCAGGTGGTGTTTACTGCCAAGATCCTGCACCAGAAATATCAGCTAAATTGAGAAACTGCCAGTTGTCACATTTGATGGGGGAGTATGCTTATGGTCATGCCTACCTGTACAAGTCCCAAAAGCTGGACCATTCAGCTGCTGCTCCAATGACCAAGTCTCTTGAGACTTCTAAAGATGGTTCTTCACTGCCACAGAGTGGCGTTGCCACTGTGTTGGCCCATAGTACCACTAACCCTGTACAGATTTCAAATGAGAAGATTACCACACCTTCGGAAATGGCGCCTCATTGTCAAGGCAAATATACAGGAAGTGGCATGGGTAAGTTTTTTCAAATGCCAAGAGGGGATGTGGAtccaaaggaaaaggaaaagctTCTCCAGGACATTACAACAAAGAATTCAATCCTAATTGCAGTTGCTAAAAATGGAGGACCAtgtacaaacaagcaagatgtTGACCACCTATTGGCCAAGCTGGATGGTGCTAGTCATGCTCAGAAGCGGGAAGCAATTCGATGTGAAATCAGTTACCAAAAACTCATTCTTGGTTCAAGAGACAAGAACCTGAATCAAATTGGCTTCTCTTTAGCAGACATGATTACCAAACTGAAAATGGTGTTACCAGATAATGGCAATGCATGTGTTGGCACAGTGATTGAGAGGTCAGTGTGTAATAAGGAAGATGAAATGGGACATAGCcagcacaattacacacatgAAGCTTCTTATAATCCAGATCCTAAATCTTTAATCAAAAGAGACATAAATTTGGGGAAGAAGAGAATTGTCACCTACAAAAATTACAGGGAGAACTTTGAATTTAAATTCTAA
- the slc52a2 gene encoding solute carrier family 52, riboflavin transporter, member 2 isoform X2: MDEEQDSAFTGDSKHSVLDISEDLRDDAFFKVVQDFLGSQSGEGSCFDIPPCKNRFLIQVGLMRQDNKASWGQIVKWLQNIFPMYHSSDFRSLIERSIATALSLSGNARENFLESDINFEYVGPICDTLGIGRTDLLEMSDFSDRAKCCEVTNGLILELSSFISREQMDVLVLVSWLRNFNPQFCSNGNIQKASKVLQTKLKKLKLDYPLYQRSTSRRNGMMEKFLQAKFELVPRVECGKTKKTSRKKKRFLKKYRNREKLTKLFHRGNDVLVATSKTINQDSLSQGNGGEKLKAKSEKNAKRNVNRFAVKSEHFSAVQSKPTNTILKVKEECDPSTNEHPLETPERTICSVGSPDSTKAEALTLLDVSMLSLQKLSSVYGEKTEESKQVSKDILHKNVLLMLNEDPVMKEFSEKVKKFQKVTPPLHFLDCNAHFLHEMSDAVEQQILALEREIILSTGEKLGRDNNPKFSSFVNFSESAASRYIRMACDVLSPRGETKHSCRKQWLNFCRAREKPSRLAVCQSNRFNNYFEGAAGLVHHHHDITSFFSDPVLFNTFDQLNVIQESVRDDASDQVIQALVCVLAIIYCKILGPYWQLLKSSAEYVYFHRYVHCLYQSLAQWSEDSSLLLLPEYSENNMFHQFPLQEKYFDGVFSYCRPNSENQYAALIRKCLEKIMKTIKTVTEANLKDFLPGGVYCQDPAPEISAKLRNCQLSHLMGEYAYGHAYLYKSQKLDHSAAAPMTKSLETSKDGSSLPQSGVATVLAHSTTNPVQISNEKITTPSEMAPHCQGKYTGSGMGKFFQMPRGDVDPKEKEKLLQDITTKNSILIAVAKNGGPCTNKQDVDHLLAKLDGASHAQKREAIRCEISYQKLILGSRDKNLNQIGFSLADMITKLKMVLPDNGNACVGTVIERSVCNKEDEMGHSQHNYTHEASYNPDPKSLIKRDINLGKKRIVTYKNYRENFEFKF, translated from the exons ATGGATGAAGAGCAAGACTCCGCTTTCACAGGAGACTCAAAGCACAGTGTGCTTGATATTAGTGAAGATCTGA gaGATGACGCATTCTTTAAAGTTGTTCAAGATTTTTTGGGATCACAGTCTGGAGAAGGATCTTGCTTTGATATACCACCATGCAAGAACCGGTTCCTGATTCAAGTGGGACTAATGAGACAGGACAACAAAGCGTCTTGGGGACAGATTGTAAAATGGCTTCAGAACATTTTTCCTATGTATCATTCATCTGATTTTCGTAGTTTAATTGAAAGGAGCATTGCAACAGCTTTGAGCTTGAGTGGCAATGCAAGAGAAAATTTCCTTGAATCGGATATAAACTTTGAATATGTTGGTCCAATTTGTGATACCCTTGGAATTGGAAGAACAGATCTGTTAGAAATGTCAGACTTCTCTGATCGGGCAAAATGCTGTGAAGTTACAAATGGCCTGATTCTGGAACTGAGCAGTTTTATCTCGAGGGAACAAATGGACGTATTGGTATTGGTGTCATGGTTGAGGAATTTCAACCCACAGTTTTGTAGCAATGGCAACATTCAGAAGGCTAGCAAAGTCCTTCAAACTAAACTGAAGAAATTAAAGTTGGACTATCCGCTGTATCAGCGAAGCACGTCTCGGAGAAATGGTATGATGGAAAAGTTTCTTCAAGCTAAATTTGAGCTGGTTCCCAGAGTGGAGTGTGGTAAAACCAAGAAAACCAGTCGAAAGAAGAAACGCTTtctcaaaaaataccgcaaccGCGAGAAGCTGACCAAACTATTTCACAGAGGTAATGATGTATTGGTGGCTACATCAAAGACAATTAATCAAGATTCACTTTCTCAAGGTAATGGTGGGGAGAAACTAAAGGCCAAGTctgaaaagaatgcaaaaagaaatgttaatagGTTTGCTGTAAAATCTGAACATTTCTCTGCTGTTCAGTCCAAACCAACAAACACCATACTTAAGGTAAAGGAAGAATGTGATCCTTCTACAAATGAACATCCTTTAGAAACACCAGAACGGACAATATGTTCGGTAGGAAGTCCAGATTCCACTAAAGCTGAAGCTTTAACATTACTTGATGTCTCCATGCTTTCACTTCAAAAGCTGTCAAGTGTCTATGGTGAAAAAACGGAAGAATCTAAACAAGTTTCCAAAGATATCCtccataaaaatgttttgttaatgttGAATGAAGATCCTGTCATGAAAGAGTTTAGTGAGAAGGTTAAGAAGTTTCAAAAAGTGACACCACCATTACATTTTCTTGACtgcaatgcacattttcttcatgagATGAGTGATGCAGTTGAACAGCAGATACTAGCTCTTGAACGGGAAATCATTTTGTCAACTGGAGAAAAGCTAGGACGTGACAACAATCCTAAATTCTCCAGCTTTGTTAACTTTTCAGAGAGCGCTGCTTCACGTTATATCCGAATGGCCTGTGATGTTTTGAGTCCTCGTGGTGAAACCAAGCACAGCTGTAGGAAACAGTGGCTTAATTTTTGTCGGGCAAGAGAAAAGCCTTCTAGATTAGCTGTCTGTCAATCCAACCGCTTCAACAACTACTTTGAGGgggctgcaggtctggtccACCATCATCATGACATCACTAGTTTTTTTTCAGATCCTGTGTTATTCAACACCTTTGACCAACTGAATGTCATTCAGGAAAGTGTCAGAGATGATGCCAGTGATCAGGTCATCCAGGCCCTTGTTTGTGTTCTTGCCATTATCTACTGTAAAATTCTGGGGCCTTATTGGCAGCTTCTAAAAAGCAGTGCAGAGTATGTGTACTTCCACAGATATGTACACTGCCTTTATCAAAGCCTTGCGCAGTGGTCTGAAGATTCTTCTCTACTCCTCTTGCCTGAATACTCAGAGAACAATATGTTCCACCAGTTTCCTCTGCAAGAAAAGTATTTTGATGGGGTGTTTTCATACTGTCGACCAAATTCTGAAAACCAGTATGCTGCTCTAATCAGAAAGTGCCTAgagaaaatcatgaaaacaaTCAAAACAGTAACTGAAGCAAATCTGAAGGATTTCTTACCAGGTGGTGTTTACTGCCAAGATCCTGCACCAGAAATATCAGCTAAATTGAGAAACTGCCAGTTGTCACATTTGATGGGGGAGTATGCTTATGGTCATGCCTACCTGTACAAGTCCCAAAAGCTGGACCATTCAGCTGCTGCTCCAATGACCAAGTCTCTTGAGACTTCTAAAGATGGTTCTTCACTGCCACAGAGTGGCGTTGCCACTGTGTTGGCCCATAGTACCACTAACCCTGTACAGATTTCAAATGAGAAGATTACCACACCTTCGGAAATGGCGCCTCATTGTCAAGGCAAATATACAGGAAGTGGCATGGGTAAGTTTTTTCAAATGCCAAGAGGGGATGTGGAtccaaaggaaaaggaaaagctTCTCCAGGACATTACAACAAAGAATTCAATCCTAATTGCAGTTGCTAAAAATGGAGGACCAtgtacaaacaagcaagatgtTGACCACCTATTGGCCAAGCTGGATGGTGCTAGTCATGCTCAGAAGCGGGAAGCAATTCGATGTGAAATCAGTTACCAAAAACTCATTCTTGGTTCAAGAGACAAGAACCTGAATCAAATTGGCTTCTCTTTAGCAGACATGATTACCAAACTGAAAATGGTGTTACCAGATAATGGCAATGCATGTGTTGGCACAGTGATTGAGAGGTCAGTGTGTAATAAGGAAGATGAAATGGGACATAGCcagcacaattacacacatgAAGCTTCTTATAATCCAGATCCTAAATCTTTAATCAAAAGAGACATAAATTTGGGGAAGAAGAGAATTGTCACCTACAAAAATTACAGGGAGAACTTTGAATTTAAATTCTAA